Below is a window of Ciceribacter thiooxidans DNA.
CCGCGCAACTTGTCGAGCGGTGCCTTGAAACCGGCGTCGGCATTGCCTTCCCATGCGAGCTTGACGCTATCGCCGAGGGCAAAGGCGATTTCGCCGCGACCCTGCTGCAGAAGGTTGAGGTTCTCGACCGATGCCTTGGTCGCCTGAACCTGCGTGCGTACACCCTCGATCTTCTCGCCGTAGATCTTCGAAAGAGCAACGCCAAGCGGATAGTAGACGCCCGACGTGCCGCCCGTCAGAATATTTATGAATTCGCTCGCGCCGGCCGAAGCCGCGGAAAACATGATGGACGTACCGGCGATCGCCGCAATGGCAGCGCGTTTCAGTCTAGGGTTCACCTGAGAATCCTCCCGTTCAAGTTTGACAACGATGCAGCCGCCCTCCTCGGATCGAACCGCACGTAAGACCCGTAGCAATTGATGGGCCAGTTCCAACCATTTGAAATCATTGACGCTGCACGCGACAATCCGGCGACGGCAGGCAATTTTCCGCCAACATCATTCGTGCGCCTGGCAAAAACTTGCCAGATGCACGACCGCGCCGTTCGCGCCAGTGGGCGTACGCCACCTCCATCATATGACCGCAAGCGACGCGAGGCGAGATCTTCGCTGCATTCAAGCGGGCTCTACCCCTTGATGCCGGTCGAGGCGACGCTTGCGATAAAGAAGCGCTGCAGGAGCAGATAGAAAATCAGAACCGGAACGCTGATCAGCGTCAGATACGCCATCACTTCTCCCCAGGGTGTTTGCAACTGGAAGAAGTATTGCAGGCCGACCATGACGGGCCTGTACGTCTCCGACTGCGTCACCAGAAGCGGCCAGAGATATTGCTGGCTGTACATCACCAGGAATTTGAGGATCGCCGCCGTCGCGATGACCGGGCCGGAGAGCGGCATGACCACCCTTGAATAAATCTGCAACCAACTCGCCCCGTCGATCCGCGCCGCCTCAATCAGGTCGTGCGGCAGGTCCTTGAAATACTGGACGAAGAGAAAGATCGTCAGACCATCGGCGATCCAAGGAATGATTTGAACGCGCCACGAGTTCAGCCATCCCCATTGCAGCCCGTCTGCGCCGATCCAGGGGAGGTTGTTCACCTCGAGCAGGAGCGGCACGGCGATCGTCTCGAAGGGTATGATCAGGGTCGCGAGGATTACGGAAAAGACAACGTCGCGACCCCGCCAGTTCAGAAAGACGAAGGCAAACCCGGCAAGAGAACCGAGCGCGAGCGCCAGAAACACGGTCGTAGCGGTGACGATCACGGAGTTGAAGACAAAGGTCGCAATGGGCGCGCGCGCAAATGCCGCCGCATAATTGTCGAACGAGATGTCACCGACGGGCAGGAAGGCCCTGACTGAAGTTGCATCACGCAAAAGCTGGTCGTCCGGCTTCAGCGACGAGAAGACCATGAAGAGCAGCGGCAGTACAAAGACGGCCGCGATCGCGACCAGCAAAAGGTAATCGAGAGCAATCAGCAACCGGCTCTTCTGTCTTCCTGGTGTCATGGTGAGCGCTCCCGGGTCAGGTATCTCTGTACGAGCGTGATGCTGAGGACGATGACGAAGAGAATGACGGAAATCGCCGAACCGGCAGCGATATCCTGCCGGCGATATCCTCGCTCCACCGCCTGAAAAACCAACGTTTGCGTGGAATCCAGCGGGCCACCCCGCGTCATCACATCGATCTGGGCAAAAAGAGCAAAGCCCTGCATGGTGATCACGACGAAGACGAGCACCGCCGTGTTGCGCAGCATCGGCCAGGTGATCATTGCAAACTTTTGCCAGGAATTGGCGCCCTCAATGTCCGCCGCCTCGTAAAGCGTCGGAGGAATAGTCTGAAGGCCCGAAAGCCAAATGACCATGTGGAATCCGACACCCTGCCAGACCGACATGACGAGGATCGCCCAGAGCGCCGTATCGGTACGCCCGAGCCAGTCGATCGGTTGAAAGAGCGCAAAGCTGAGATGGCCGAGAACGCTGTTCAGAAGCCCGTGGTCCGATGCATAGATGAAGCGCCAAAGCAAGGCCACGACCACCACCGAGAGAACCACGGGCATGAAATAGATGGCCCGAAAGATGCTGATGCCCGGCCGTCTCTGATTAACGAGGAGTGCAAGAGCCAAAGCCAGCGAAGCCTGAACCGGTGTCACCACCAATACGAAGAGAAAGGTGTTTGCGAGCGCCTTCAGAAAAACAGGGTCGCGGGCCAGCACGACGTATCGCGTCTCGCCCCAATCGAAGTCTTTGACTTCCCGCATGCCACGGTATTGCGGGTAGTCCGGATTGTTGCGCGTAAGACTGCGCACGCTCCGAAATTGAAGCGCACCATCAGGGCCGCGGCGGACTTCCCCATCCGCCGTTCGCTCGGGCTCGAGACGGAGAATCCCGACACCGAGCAGCCGCGAGAAATTGGCCAACCCCACGAATTCGGTCGGGTTGGG
It encodes the following:
- a CDS encoding carbohydrate ABC transporter permease produces the protein MREQPRSGKLTRQNMAGWLMAGPALVLIGFFLAAPFLLGVGLSFTDQRLTSPNPTEFVGLANFSRLLGVGILRLEPERTADGEVRRGPDGALQFRSVRSLTRNNPDYPQYRGMREVKDFDWGETRYVVLARDPVFLKALANTFLFVLVVTPVQASLALALALLVNQRRPGISIFRAIYFMPVVLSVVVVALLWRFIYASDHGLLNSVLGHLSFALFQPIDWLGRTDTALWAILVMSVWQGVGFHMVIWLSGLQTIPPTLYEAADIEGANSWQKFAMITWPMLRNTAVLVFVVITMQGFALFAQIDVMTRGGPLDSTQTLVFQAVERGYRRQDIAAGSAISVILFVIVLSITLVQRYLTRERSP
- a CDS encoding carbohydrate ABC transporter permease, which produces MTPGRQKSRLLIALDYLLLVAIAAVFVLPLLFMVFSSLKPDDQLLRDATSVRAFLPVGDISFDNYAAAFARAPIATFVFNSVIVTATTVFLALALGSLAGFAFVFLNWRGRDVVFSVILATLIIPFETIAVPLLLEVNNLPWIGADGLQWGWLNSWRVQIIPWIADGLTIFLFVQYFKDLPHDLIEAARIDGASWLQIYSRVVMPLSGPVIATAAILKFLVMYSQQYLWPLLVTQSETYRPVMVGLQYFFQLQTPWGEVMAYLTLISVPVLIFYLLLQRFFIASVASTGIKG